A stretch of DNA from Triticum dicoccoides isolate Atlit2015 ecotype Zavitan chromosome 2A, WEW_v2.0, whole genome shotgun sequence:
cttatacatgatcattgccttgaatatcgtcataactatgcgttttttttatcaattgcccaacaataatttgtttacccaccatatgttatGTTCAAGAGAGAAGGCTCTAGTGAGaactatggcccccggggtctatctttatcattatTTTTATTTACCattatttttattttgtgtttttgtttatctatctaccattattagacttgatccttgcaattaaccgccacaaccccttgtttgtgttgggtgcaagtattagtTCTTTTGTGTGTTGGTGATGTTCATGATGTCTTGTGTGGTttttctactggattgataaccttggttcttagctgagtgaaatacttatctctactgtactgcatcatcctctccttttcGGGGAAATTCCAACGTAGCTCTTAGCTGTCTCTTTCATAATGGTGGCATATATGGGCGAAAGCCATCTTCTTCGCTAGCTCATTTGAGCTCGTGATAAGTAAAATCCAAAACATATGAAATAACATTCAAAAAATTCTAAATCTTTTTTGTGGcgacctttgacaaatgattcagttcTTACATTTTTTCATGATGAAataacattcgtggaagtcgtggcaaataaGAAAAATTAGCACTCCAAAATGCTTTCGAAAATAACTTTTTTAGAGCATTGattttgtatttttttgtcatgacttccacgaatgtcatttcaaTATAAATTTTGCGTTCCAAACATTTGTCAATGTTTGCACCAAACAAAATtcatatttatttttttcaaaaaaaaatcaaattttggattttactgttcacccgagctcatttgagcttgaGCTCTGAAACACCACATCCGCATATGGGCCTGTTCAGCCATACCCGATATTGTGAACAACGCTGAGGCAATTCGAGCTCACACCTTTGATCCTCGTGAGTGCCCAGGGGTTGAAGAGGTGGACAAACTCCCACGCATGAGCTTTTCTTCAGAAATTTTGTAAAAACAAAAGGTAAGTTTGAAAATCATTTTTTAATATTGTTAAACAAGTTTAAGAATTAAAAAATGTTTCTATgaaaaaaacaattttttttgaaatcttCACTGTTGCTCGTCGCGTATTTGGACAATAttcaccatgtattaaaaaaataatcattgtttattaaaaatgtCACCGTGTTTCTAAAAACAAAATTTCATTGTGCTatcaaaacaaaacatgtcaaGTATTTGAACATGCTCACTACTTATctatataccaatataaaaagacccaaagggcaGATTCAACTAATCTCTGCCATTGAACCATGTCAATTAAATGATCTAAATTGCTTCAATGGTTTGTATCCAAACAACCCCTATGGTTCTCTACCAATGCTAGGGTTTTTATTAAGTAACATGTAGAAAAAAGAACTCGCCTATCTTGTGTAATTTGTAGTAAATAACACGGTGGTTAATTATCCTTTGTGGGTTTGAAATGTTGAGGATAAATTTATGTGTATCTCATTTATGATATATGTTCTAGAAGGTTCTCGCTCGGTTTTCTCTTTTTTCCAGTTAATTTCTCTGATGGTTTTCTTTTGGGTTTTAATTTCCTTTTTTATATTATTCTGGTTTCTTTATTATTTTCTCTTTTTCCTATTTATTTTGAAAAATGACCACCTCTTTTAAAACATGTTTGcataattttaaaaatgttcctgaaattcaaaaattgttcacaaaattTCAAAAATCTACACGCTTTTTTATAATTAAAGTTTTAAAATTTTATTCACAATTATAGAAAATATTCTAAATTTTCAAAAATGATCGAAAAAGTTTTGCAATATTTTCGCATCCAAAGAAACATGTTCTtgattttaagaaaatgttcatattgtaaaaaaaaggtttaatttttgaaataaataaaagTTTAAATTATTTTCAAAAATCAAATGGAAACCAAAAATGCTAGAAACTAAAATAGGGGAAAATGGGCCGCTGCAGTAGTTTTTTTAGAAGGACATGTACTTTTATTCAAACTTGACAAACATTACATGTACTAtgctttgaactaaaaccacgacagtaATTATGGAACCGATGGGGTAATTCTCATCACTTAGAACTATAAATAAATTTCTTGGCACATCTTCTCATGGTATTACTCTTTGCAACAAAAAGTATTGCCAAGACTTCAGCGAAGAGAGCGCAATTAGATCGGAGCAGCAATATCACCGCTCGTAAACCTGCACAAACTTGATTAACTTCATAGGTTTCAGAAAGGCCAAGGAAGGACTAACACAAACTCACCAGATTTATAGGAACAAATCTGCAAAGACATAACTCGAAAATGTATAAGGCTGGACACACCAAACCTGCAGACACCCAAACTCTCTGGCTTCGCGACACCATCTGATGAGACACCTCAACGACAAGAGAAAAACCAGAGTACGTTTATTCCCGCGGAATCACATTCTCCGCCAAGATGTTGCCGCTGAAAACCATAACAATAGTCATAAGAAGATCCCAGGTTCATCTTCACCTCGCAACGCACGGAGTCTAGAGGCAAGGTGAACCAGCAAAGTCTCCGGCAGACGAGACCGTCGCTCACTACAGTAGCTTTGCCGGAGTCGGTACAGTCCCATGCGTTACTGGGCCGACACTGTTGGGTCACCCCAGCAGATTCACTCACAAAGTGCGTCAAATATGGCTCGACATTTCACTCTACGAGTGTAGAATAGGGAATGAATTCCGCATTATTGTTTTTCCCAGAAAAATAGGGAATTCATTCCTCGCATTTTTTTAAGGGAATTAGCTCGCATTTTGTTTTTCAAAACAGAACCCCGCAATGTTAGCTCTCATCGAACGCGAGCCTTCTGCAGCCCAACAGAGAAAAACCGGAACGAGCCCAGCCCAATAGGAATGCGAATTAGGCCCATCCCGCAACCAGATGAGGTGACAGTCATCGTCGAGTCCAAATCAGGAGGAGGAAGAACCCTAGCTACCCCGCCCCCACCTCGTCGCGTCCCCTCTCCCACTCtctcgccgtcgccgcctcctccccctccccctccccctccccctccggtCTCCGTCTGCCAGGcagcccccctccctcccccctccgcgCTCCAGGATTTCCGGCCGGGAGCAGCAACGGTAGCCGCCGTCCCAATCGAGCGGGAGAGAGGGGATCAGGAcatcgggaggaggaggaagagctagGTCCTCGGGCGAGGCACCGCAGAGGGAGGAGAGGGGAAGAAGATGGTTTCGCTGTCGACGTGGTTCCGCTACGCCGCCCACAAGTTCGAGTACTCCATCTCCCTCTCCTGGAAGGTACCCCCTTACCCACCAACCTCCCCCCTCCCGATCCCTCGGGTTCAGAGCTAATTCATCCAATCCTAGAACCAAATCCTGTGCAAGAAGAACCTCACTCAAAATCAGTGCATCCTATGCATCTCGTCTTGCGCACCGTGACCAAATCGTGTACTGGATGCAGGGCAGTTCTTTGTGTGTGATTATTTCTTTTCTTGGGTTTACATTTTGATTTCTGTTCATTTCAATGCAGAAGTACACCGTCGGGCAGATCAACAGCACTGAGATGACTGATGCTATCTGGAAGAGCTTCTTCCAGGGCAAGCTCACCTTCCCGCAGTGGATCAAAGGGGGGGAAGCCATGGCCCCCGTCCTGGCTCCGACAGGAGGAACTGTCCTCGTCAGAAAGCTCGCCACTTTATCCCCAAAGTAATCCTTTTTTTTTTGTTAATCAATAACATGCTATTGTGTAGAAGCAGCACTCTTTGTTTTGCTTTAAGATTTATATTTCTGTTCAATGAACTTCTGTAAGCTAGCTCTACATAAATGGTTCAAATGAACATAGATCAAAATCTCAATGTTCGAAAAAGCGGAAAGCGTAAGCGAAGCGGAAGGCCTGCGCTTAAGCGTTTTTAGAAATTGGCCAGAATTCTACTGTTTGTGAATGATATGCAAAGGAAAATAGGAAATATAGCACACATTTAAGTGAAATGCAGTAGCATCTAAAATGTAATTCACATCATAGCAAATACACATCAGGTTCACACAGTaagcaaaataacaactaaaatGCACTTCACTTCAAATTGACATAGCCTAATAGAGATCATGTAGCCAGAATTTGGCCAGAGTCTGAAGGAAATAGTTTGCTGAACAGATCCTAATAACAAGATAAATGGCATATTGCCGTTATTGCGCAAGCAGCCAAGCAGAAGTAGTTCAAAAACagcaaaaaaaaatttaaaaaaaacttaATCTACTGCTTAGGACCAAAGCGAAGTGTTTTGCCATTGCTCAGCACTTAAGCGTCGCTTAAAAACTCTTTCTTGAACACTGCAAAATCTAGGTATTATCAGTGTTTGGATGCTTAATCTTTTCTTTTTTACCTTTTAGCCTTGTCAAATCCTCTATTCTGCACTGTATGGTAACAAGTGGATGCTGCCCGGAATCAAAATTAAGACTTTCCTGGTAATGGCGTTCAACCTCTATCTAAAGAGTTAACTAACATTACTACATATAATTTGCTACTGGATGTTCCTCAAACAAATCAAGAACTATCCAGAGCAATAACTTTAGCTTGCTGCTGGTTGACACGTTAACATCTTTTTAAGAACCAAAAGCAGAAATAATTTACTAGAGTTAGTGAAGATACTTATATCTTAACAAACTACTAGCAAAAATACAAGCATGTGCAGAGAACATTTTGCCGATATATAAACCACGTTTTCAATAATAGAATGCCACCAGGTGTAGAACTCCCCTCTGAATTTTGTTTTTGCAGCTGCATGACTATAGTGATAGTAAAAGAATAACATGGCAACATTGGCATTTCACAACAATGCATCATATGGGGAGGAAAATCAGCAATCATGACGTCATGAGTATTTGCCGTTTCTCATATAATGAAAAATGGATTGTTAATGGTAATTGATATGTTGTTATTACGAGATTAAATGTGCAGTTGAGATATATTTTTAGCTATTCAACTTAATTTTTCAGCTGTAAGATTAGATTGGATGGCTGAGATGATGTGCATGAATCCCTaactcgtactccctccgtcccgtaatataagaGCTTTTTTACACTAGTAAGAGCGTCTTTTACACTAATGcaatgtcaaaaacgctcttatattatggaacggagggagtactttttatgTTGGTACAGATATTGCAGATTTACAAAATAACAAAGTGGTCCTTACTGTGGTACTAATTGTTTTTTCTACATAGAAACCTCTTAAAAGGAAGGTCGAGGCAAGATAAAAATAATAATCATGTGAATTAACATGTCTGAGCATAACTAGAgatggcacccgcagggtttgggtacgggtggagccaccccatacccttacccgcCTCCCTTGAGCTTACCCATTACCCTTACCCATACCCACTAACGGGCACAATTCTTTCCCATGCCCGTTACCCTACAGGGTAGATGGGTACCCGCGGGTAAAAATACCCGTGTTTGCAAAGCATCAAAATGAACAACTCACAGTCATAAAAAGCAACATATAATCACATTTTATAAACAACAAGACATTATAATAGCAACACATACTTATAAACAATAATGCATCTTCATCAACAACACATTTAATAAACAACATCACTTTCCTTTATACATACAAAACATCAAAACACATCACATAGTCATACATTTTGAGCTCACAAATTAACTCTAACATAGGCTGAAAATTATCAGTGAAAAACACTTTTTTCTTACATATTACCTCCATCCCAAATTAGTTGTCTTAGATTTGTTAGATACGGATGTACCTATAATGCTACAACGTGTATAGATATCTGTATCTAGAAAAATTCTAAGACAACTAACTCGGGACGGAtggagtatttatagaggtggCTGCCTGTGGTAAATTTTCCATAAATGAACTAGTGTTCACAAATAGTTAATAGTAGTGTATTTTCTTGTTTGCCTTGCTGTTGGCTGCAGCAATACATGTGGTGAATTTATTCAGGACGTGATGTTTGGATCAGGCTGATGTTGTACACAGCTCGTTCATTGGCGACAAAAAGGACTTGAATCAGGAATGGATATGATATAGGCTTAGCCTTGGACCACATATATACAGCATTTGGCTCCATTTCTGTACGGTCCTAATTTTTTTAACTGTAAAATATCTGAATGACCGAAAGAATAGTTTAACTGCAATATATACTGGGATCCTGTACAGAACTGATAACTGGTTTGCCTACTTATCTGATCTCATAAAGAAGTTCCATGCTAGTAATAGTAACAACAATTCTTATCAGTCTTGTAACTCTGGTGTTTTAAAGGGGCACAACATCAACTTTGTGGGAATTGCCACTTAAAAGGTTTTTACCGGCAATATTCATCAGCTATTTTTTCTAATGTGATACCTTCACTTTCCTTGTTATTCAGATGTATCATAATTCTCTGATCTTCCATTTTTACTATTATTGCGTTTAGATTCAGTATGAGCAGATAATTTTTGATACTATCTTTTGTTATTGATCTTGTCTTCTGTTCGGTTAGAAAATGTGATAGTTTTCTAATTGTATTAAGTCTAATTACCATTCAAATTTGTGTCACAATGTGACATGTGTTGAGCTGACTGAAACCTGATCTTTCCTTTAAATCAACCGATTGATCTCAAGAGTAGCACTATCGTGTATTTGTGTCAAGTTTGGCATCTTCTATTGCTTAAATCCTTGCCTTAATACAAAGAATTAAAGAGGATATGTATTGGGTCGGTATTAAGCCTTTAATAATCTCTTGATATATTGGTGTTGTTTATGCATTTAATTGTGTCAACAGAGAACTCTTTGTTGGGGACATCGTCTTGTTGAAGGACCCAGAGAAATCTGATGATTTAATTGTCCGACGACTGGCTGCAGTGCAAGGCTATGAGATGGTCTCTACTGATGAGAAGGATGAACCCTTTGTACTTGACAAGGACGAATGCTGGGTCATGGCGGATAACCAAGAACTAAAGGCAAAGGTATGGTACATCAAtaagtaatactccctctgtttcgaattattaagatgttctaacttttttctgaatcggatgtatatagacgggTTTTAGtgtttcactcatttcagtccttatgtagtccatattgaaatatcccaaACATCGTATAATTCGGAATGGAGGTAGTAGTAAATAATTATATTGGATTGTTTCAACCAGAGTATATTTATATTTTAGTTGCGTAAGCATGAGATAAGTGGACATCCTCATTGTAGATACATAAAGCATAGAGCATGACTGAGTGAATGAGTATATAAGTGGACATCCTCATTGTAGGTACATAAAGCATAAAGCATAAAGTATAGAGTGTAACCAATCGCTAAAGGCAACAGTGTCGTACATCAATTAGTAATAGTAAATAATTATGTTGGCTTGCTTTGACAAGGTTGTATTTATATTTTAGTTATTAGTTATGGAAACATGAGATAGGGAGACATCCTCATTGTAGATACATAAAGCATAAAGCATAAAGTATAGAGTGTAACCAATCGCTGAAGGCAACAGTGTCGTACATCAATTAGTAATAGTAAATAATTATGTTGGCTTGCTTTGACAAGGTTGTATTTATATTTTAGTTATTAGTTATGGAAACATGAGATAGGGAGGCATCCTCATCATAGATACATAGTGTGTTCATAATGACCGAGTGAATAAGTAATATTGGATTTCTCATAATTGTTTGTTATTTGTTTTGGTGATAGGAAGCTAGGGACAGCCGCCTATTTGGGCCGGTCCCTATGACTGATATTGTTGGCAGAGTTATATACTCTTTAAGAACTGCTGTTGATCATGGCCCAGTGGACAACAGGTAGGAGGACCCCCTATTCCCTTTGTTAAATTCAGCACTGAAACAATTACTTTAAGCATGAGCTGAAATGTTTGTTGCTGAAATGTTTGTTCCTACTTTGTTTGCCACAGCCGTGTAGCCATGTTCCAGGATTCGCCGGTTTTGGCGGTAGAGCTCGACGTGGAAGAGATGGTGAAGAACAATAAAATGTAGATAATTATCATTTCCCTTGTGCGGATTTTTTAAATTTGTCGCTTCAAGTAGAAACTGCACGTGGATGATTGTCATTCAATGTTTGCTTGTGATGTGGTGAAGTCAATAATATCTCATCATGAGAAATAAGCACACATGTTTGCCGAATTCTGATCATCCCCGGGCCTGGGTTACTATTACTCCATTTTTGTTTGCGCTATTCGATGTGTATGTGCTTATGTTCCTATTGCTGTTTATCACAGTTCTGTGTGACATCTTTTGATTAAGTTAGATATGTTGTACATATCGGACAAGTCTCATCACAGCCTGAGGTCACATTTTACaagaaaacaaaaacaataaaCCCAGTGATCCAGATCTTGATAACTACTCCGTGCAGTCATCACACTCCAAACACGTAATATGATCGAAGTTCTTACCTACAAAAAGATAAAGATGTACAGAAAAATACCAGACCGGACAAAGAATCTTGGAACTGCATCAAGTTTTTGGTGGGTTGAACCTCAACGTCTCACTCACATCCTGTGTACCAGCTGGAATAAACAACAAGCTTCATATTGGCTCCATTCGAACATGTAATGAAGACTAAACGACCAGCATTAACCAGATTAGGGATAACCGGATAAGTCTTTTAATTTGACTATCTTCCTTGGCTATGTTGATGAATACTTCTTCCGTAATATAAAATGGTTTTTGCAAGTTTAAAATAGATtggaaaaacatcttatattatggaacggagggattaATGTTTGAGAACTGATTGCAAATGAACATTTGTATTCTTTCTCTGATGATGTTTACAATATATACTTCTTTAAGAGACACATCAACCGACACACACTTTCTGAGGGACAGGAGCGGAAGGATGCGATGGTTAATTAGCAGAACCGCCTGTACATTACAATATGGAGGTTAATTACACTCCTCCGTCTTAAAATGCAAGACGTTTTTATAGGCTACTTTTTTGCAAAGAATTAATAAAGATACTTAACTTATCCAGCCATTGTATTAAACATAATAGGTGATAAAGGATCCCCTTGATTTAGCCCCCTTCCCTAGATTGAACAACTGTTCAACATCATTGTTTACTTCAAGGGAAACACTACCTTTGTAAACAACGTTATCAACCCAAGCTCTCCAAAATCAAAGAGAAACTCTTCCCCTACCAGGCTTTTTTAGAAATGACCAGCACGCCTTGTCGTGGGCTTTCTCAAAATTGATCTTTAAAGCCTCCATATCAAAATCGAAGAGAATCATTGTTTACTCCACCCAACTTATTATTATATAATTCGTGGGTGGTTTCATGCAAAATAACAAAGCCTCCATAATATACTGGCTTTGCAAAAAAAGCCGTTTGTATTGGCTATATGATATTTAAGAGCCACATTGATAACCGAGTTAGAACTCCATATAGATTACATacaaagcagaatttcataatATACTTGAATTAGTTGTCTGTGCCATAGAATCATACAGATGCATCGCATTCCACTAAAAGAATAAAATGGTTAAAATACAACCAATGATGAAGCGGGTCAATAAAGAGGACATAAGATTTATATATCAATCACCAGTATTGATATTTTATTTCTGTGTGAAGATCCTCCAAATAAAAGAGAAATATATGAGGTGTTCCTTTTTTTTTGAAGCTGAGGTGTTCCTTCTTTGATGTCTAACTATCAACGATGACTCGTAGAAGCAAGCCATGGTTAGAGGAAAATGAGCCAAGTAAATGCAAAAAACAACACGATTGGTAGATTCATTTCTAAATGATGCTAATTCAAGGTgtaactattttttttctttcaattTTACAGAAATACTATGCTGATTGATTAATGCATTACACTGTATGGTTTGATATGGGGGCCGGCAGATAAAGAGGTGGCACAATATATGTACAAGCAAAGTATGTTCATGTTTATAATTAAATTAGTCAACTAAAGTATTGTTATTATACCTGTTGCATATTTTCTTATGATATTATCATTTATAGTTTCATACAAGCATATCAATATAAAAAATGGATAAAATATGTATTGAAAATCATATAAAAAACTGAAAACAACACTTGTACTAGCATCAAAGAAATCTAGCAACTTCTCAAATGTGCGGGGTCATCAGTTGACGCACACATCCAGCTTTCTAGTACATGATTCCTATTCCCGATACATCCCGGTTCAAGCATATCAATATAAAAAATAGGTAAAATATGTATTAAAATCATATAAAAACTAAAAACAACACTTGTACTATCATCGAAGAAATCTAGCCACTTCTCAAGTGTGCGAGGTCATCATTTGACGCACAAATCCAACTTTCTAGTACATGATTCCTGTTCTCAATTTGTATCCCTTGAATACATTTATGGTATTTCTTTGTGGTTTTTGGACTACAAAGGCTATGGTAGGGACAGTGTCACCGGTGCCAGGGGAGTGATGTCCAGTTTTAGCTCCTCCGATCGCAGGGAATCCATGGCGTGCGTGATGGACGGCCGGCTGCTCGGGTCCTGGTGCACACACAAGAGCCCGACAAGTAGCACACGCTCCATTTGTTGTCGCCCAATACTGGACTCGCCGCCTATCAACCTGTCATTTGCAGCCTCAAGGATCGCATCGTTGTGGTACAAACTCGTTACCCATGACGATAACGGAGGCATACCATCGAGTCTCGCCGTTGGGTCCCTTCCAGAGACCATCTCTAGTAGGACAATGCCAAAACTGTAGATGTCTGATTGCCTGTTCCGCTGGCTCGTGTTAAGGAACACAGGGTCTATATATCCCCAAGTGCCCTGCACAAGGTCTGTGGTCTTTGACCCGGTTTCTTGGTGAACAAATCTTGTCAATCCAAAATCACCTAATTTGGCACCATTTGAAGACCCAAGCAACACGTTGCTGGACTTGATATCACCATGTACAATACACTGTTGGTGTTGCTCGCAATCTACATGGAGGTATTGCAGTGCAGAGCCTAGGTCGAGGATGATCTCGTACCTGTTTTTTCAAAGAATGTAACCATGTGTTATGTTATGTAAGAGAAAAACTGAGTTCAATGAAGCGATGTAAATGCTGTCGAGCTGGAATTACAATGCATACCTCTTGGACCATGGTAACCAACTCTTGCCCTCGTGTAGGTGTTGATCGAGGCTACCCTGTGGCACAAGCTCATACACAAGAAAGAGACGTGTGCACATGTCATCCCGCCACCAACATATAAACTCAACGAGGCTCCTCTGGCCATCGCAGCACCAGCCTATCAATTCGACAAGGTTCCGGTGCCTGAGCCGACTCGCAATCTTGAGCTCGTCCTTGAACGCCTTCCTCCACTTGCGTGATGATGTTTGCTTGAATATCTTTATCGCCACCGGTCTACTTGGACTTGCCAGTTGGCCCTCATAAACAGAAGCAGAACCTCCTTGCCCAAGCTTGTTTTCctctgcaaattggttggttgcacATGCCAACCTATGATAACCAATAGGCCCAAGGCCTCTGGCAAGAGCTCTGTAACGCTTTTTTCTCATGAATAGCTGCCATCGACGGACGCCAACAAAGATGCACATTGCAATGACTCCAATAACTGGTCCAGTTATTATTTCTACTAGCAACAGGGTCTTAGGTGCAGGAGGGCGACTCCCGGGGCTCTCACGCGGCGGATCCAGGGTGGAGTCAAATGACCAGGAAACTATTTGGTGTAGTTCAACCGCCACGCCAGTGGCACCGGAGAAGCCGATGGCCACTAGATTAGGTAAGAACTGCCTGAGGTCAACAGTCGTGTTGACGCGATACGTCGTGTCGCCGATCTGGAGAAGAGCTGCTAGGATTTTTGTGTCGTTACCGTAGGTGATGTTGCAAGTCATTGGGAGGCCGGACGTTAGGTTCCTGCCAGGCACGGTGGCGTTGGTGTAGGCCCGTGAGACGATGGAGTTGGTGTCAATGCCCATGTGGCTGCCGCTGGGGTCGAAGCCATCGTTCAAGTATGTGTCAAACTCAACGGCCACGGCTCGGTCGTCGCCGGTCGCGACCGTGCCGACGCTCTGGTTGAAGAGGCCGAGGTTCCCGCCGCCCATCTCACGCTCGAACTTGGGAACCGGAGGATAATGCCCGAGGAAGAATGCCAAGCCGTCACCGGTGTTTGTATTGTTCACCTTGATTTGGAAGGTGAAGGAGGTGGTGAAGCGGGCGAGCTCGCCGGTGACGGCATCCCACAGCGGCACGGGCGCTGCGAGGAACACCCAGCCTACGCTGTTCCCGATGTTTGGGGTCAGCTGGATCGTCCGAGACCGGGAGTCGTAGTAGGCGTCGCCCTGGAAACTGAGGTCCCGGCCATCGTAGTCGGGATGGGAGAAGTTGGAGGTGAAAGAAATGGAGGAGGTGGCACGAGGCAGGTGTGGAGACCATATGGAGCAGCAGCAGAGGAGCATGAAGATGTGTAGTACCATTTGGTAGGAAAGGCTCACGGTAGCGGCCATTTGCTGCAGCGTCTTGTTTGGAATTGGAAGCTCGTCAACAAGCTCGCCTTCGGGATTTCTCTCCCCTTGGGTCGAGTTTTTATATACTC
This window harbors:
- the LOC119358701 gene encoding L-type lectin-domain containing receptor kinase IX.1-like → MAATVSLSYQMVLHIFMLLCCCSIWSPHLPRATSSISFTSNFSHPDYDGRDLSFQGDAYYDSRSRTIQLTPNIGNSVGWVFLAAPVPLWDAVTGELARFTTSFTFQIKVNNTNTGDGLAFFLGHYPPVPKFEREMGGGNLGLFNQSVGTVATGDDRAVAVEFDTYLNDGFDPSGSHMGIDTNSIVSRAYTNATVPGRNLTSGLPMTCNITYGNDTKILAALLQIGDTTYRVNTTVDLRQFLPNLVAIGFSGATGVAVELHQIVSWSFDSTLDPPRESPGSRPPAPKTLLLVEIITGPVIGVIAMCIFVGVRRWQLFMRKKRYRALARGLGPIGYHRLACATNQFAEENKLGQGGSASVYEGQLASPSRPVAIKIFKQTSSRKWRKAFKDELKIASRLRHRNLVELIGWCCDGQRSLVEFICWWRDDMCTRLFLVYELVPQGSLDQHLHEGKSWLPWSKRYEIILDLGSALQYLHVDCEQHQQCIVHGDIKSSNVLLGSSNGAKLGDFGLTRFVHQETGSKTTDLVQGTWGYIDPVFLNTSQRNRQSDIYSFGIVLLEMVSGRDPTARLDGMPPLSSWVTSLYHNDAILEAANDRLIGGESSIGRQQMERVLLVGLLCVHQDPSSRPSITHAMDSLRSEELKLDITPLAPVTLSLP
- the LOC119352865 gene encoding uncharacterized protein LOC119352865, with product MVSLSTWFRYAAHKFEYSISLSWKKYTVGQINSTEMTDAIWKSFFQGKLTFPQWIKGGEAMAPVLAPTGGTVLVRKLATLSPKELFVGDIVLLKDPEKSDDLIVRRLAAVQGYEMVSTDEKDEPFVLDKDECWVMADNQELKAKEARDSRLFGPVPMTDIVGRVIYSLRTAVDHGPVDNSRVAMFQDSPVLAVELDVEEMVKNNKM